In the Salinirubrum litoreum genome, one interval contains:
- a CDS encoding HIT family protein has translation MDQLFAPWRIEWVERDGEDAIDGCPFCVIPDRDADREHLLLAESEHTVVLLNNYPYNPGHAMVIPRRHTGDWVDLSEAELLDHAKLKRRTLSALRSAFAPDGFNVGENLGGAAAGGSIDDHLHTHVLPRWSGDTNFMPVVGDTKVVVEALDDTYAKLHEAFAEQDGVTVADGETAVQID, from the coding sequence ATGGATCAGCTGTTCGCACCGTGGCGCATCGAGTGGGTCGAACGCGACGGCGAGGACGCCATCGACGGCTGTCCGTTCTGTGTCATCCCCGACCGTGACGCGGACCGCGAGCACCTCCTGCTCGCCGAGAGCGAACACACGGTCGTCCTGTTGAACAACTACCCCTACAACCCCGGCCACGCGATGGTCATCCCGCGCCGACACACCGGCGACTGGGTCGACCTGAGCGAGGCGGAACTGCTCGACCACGCGAAACTCAAACGTCGGACGCTCTCTGCACTCCGGAGCGCCTTCGCGCCCGACGGCTTCAACGTCGGCGAGAACCTCGGCGGGGCAGCGGCCGGGGGGTCGATCGACGACCACCTGCACACCCACGTCCTCCCGCGCTGGTCGGGCGACACCAACTTCATGCCGGTCGTCGGCGACACGAAGGTCGTCGTGGAGGCGCTGGACGACACCTACGCGAAACTCCACGAGGCGTTCGCCGAGCAGGACGGCGTGACGGTCGCGGACGGCGAGACCGCAGTACAGATCGACTGA
- a CDS encoding cation diffusion facilitator family transporter — translation MDRQSAVRRVGFVILAVNLALVAAKAGVWYATGSLAVGSEAVNSLADSVYSLFVLAGLYLTTRPPDFEHPHGHERIEPFVSLVIAVGVIGAGFAILYQSVTTVLSGSYGVSAGTAGIAVLAGSAAAKYALYRYCLRVGDEHNSPALVATAKDNRNDILTAGAALIGVLGASVGVPVLDPLAAGVVSFGVLYTGYEITRDNLNYLIGTAPPEELRAEIVRRALAHPDVRGAHDVIAHYVGPEVDVSLHIEVEGDMTLRQAHDIETGVVESIRAMPEVDDVFVHIDPKELDEWKEDPETDRLAGIRPDGEGEEGS, via the coding sequence ATGGATCGCCAGTCGGCCGTCAGGCGCGTGGGGTTCGTGATCCTCGCGGTCAACCTCGCGCTGGTGGCGGCGAAAGCGGGCGTCTGGTACGCGACCGGCAGTCTCGCCGTCGGGTCCGAGGCCGTCAACAGCCTCGCGGACTCGGTCTACTCGCTGTTCGTCCTCGCGGGACTGTATCTCACGACCCGACCGCCGGACTTCGAACACCCCCACGGTCACGAGCGCATCGAACCGTTCGTCTCGCTCGTCATCGCGGTCGGGGTCATCGGCGCGGGGTTCGCCATCCTCTACCAGTCGGTGACGACCGTCCTCTCGGGTTCCTACGGTGTCTCTGCCGGGACCGCCGGGATCGCGGTACTCGCCGGGTCGGCGGCCGCGAAGTACGCGCTCTACCGGTACTGTCTCCGGGTCGGCGACGAACACAACTCCCCGGCACTCGTTGCGACCGCGAAGGACAACCGGAACGACATCCTGACCGCCGGTGCGGCGCTGATCGGGGTCCTCGGCGCGTCGGTCGGCGTCCCCGTCCTCGATCCGCTGGCCGCCGGTGTCGTCTCGTTCGGCGTGCTGTACACCGGCTACGAGATCACGCGCGACAACCTGAACTACCTCATCGGAACCGCACCGCCGGAGGAACTCCGCGCCGAGATCGTCCGCCGAGCCCTCGCACACCCGGACGTGCGGGGCGCACACGACGTGATCGCCCACTACGTCGGGCCGGAGGTGGACGTGAGTCTCCACATCGAGGTGGAAGGCGACATGACACTCCGGCAGGCCCACGACATCGAGACGGGCGTCGTGGAGTCGATCCGGGCGATGCCGGAGGTCGACGACGTGTTCGTCCACATCGACCCGAAGGAGTTGGACGAGTGGAAGGAGGACCCGGAGACGGATCGGCTGGCGGGGATCAGACCGGACGGCGAGGGCGAGGAGGGGTCGTGA
- a CDS encoding S26 family signal peptidase: MGDDEQKPLWRDLAETVGTVLLVGAVLFALSGVWPPMVAVESGSMEPHMSKGDLIFVTGPERYTAPAATDGGVVTRDASQGYERFGMRGDVVVYAPPDRRGSPIIHRAMFHVEAGENWYDEANRSALPTGVESCAELANCPAPNAGYITKGDANPTYDQAIRRAPPVKDAWIQSKATVGAPYLGCVRLALTGQAC, translated from the coding sequence ATGGGAGACGACGAGCAGAAGCCCCTCTGGCGCGACCTCGCCGAGACGGTCGGCACCGTCCTCCTCGTCGGCGCGGTCCTCTTCGCCCTCAGCGGGGTCTGGCCCCCGATGGTCGCCGTGGAGAGCGGGAGCATGGAACCCCACATGAGCAAGGGTGATCTGATCTTCGTCACCGGCCCGGAACGCTACACCGCCCCGGCCGCGACCGACGGCGGCGTCGTCACCCGCGACGCCTCGCAGGGCTACGAACGCTTCGGGATGCGCGGCGACGTGGTGGTCTACGCCCCGCCGGACAGACGCGGGTCGCCGATCATCCACCGGGCGATGTTCCACGTCGAGGCCGGCGAGAACTGGTACGACGAGGCGAACCGGAGCGCACTCCCGACCGGTGTCGAGTCCTGTGCCGAACTCGCCAACTGTCCGGCCCCGAACGCCGGCTACATCACGAAAGGCGACGCAAACCCGACCTACGACCAGGCCATCCGGCGCGCTCCGCCGGTGAAGGACGCCTGGATCCAGTCGAAAGCGACCGTCGGCGCACCCTACCTCGGCTGTGTCCGCCTCGCCCTGACCGGGCAGGCCTGTTGA
- a CDS encoding MBL fold metallo-hydrolase, with product MLTSVTVPVETRAPGGTTNAYLVGQTDTLLVDPPARSPALDGAVGDHDVQHLAVTHTHPDHVGAVADYARETDATVWCRRGRERRFREATGVGPDRTFAEGTTIPSDPPVTVLDTPGHAPDHVAFAFQQSDTNASATRSGPTATEILVGDLAVAEGSVVVGAPEGDVRAYCTALRRLLARDARRLHPGHGPTISDPRATCTRLLAHRHDREHRIESVIRGGARDIDAVLDAAYEKDLTGVRDLARATVIAHVEKLARAGRIEWDADSERVAPA from the coding sequence ATGCTCACCTCGGTCACGGTCCCGGTCGAGACGCGCGCCCCCGGCGGCACCACCAACGCCTACCTCGTCGGCCAGACCGACACACTGCTCGTCGATCCACCGGCGCGCAGTCCGGCCCTCGACGGCGCGGTCGGCGACCACGACGTCCAGCACCTCGCGGTCACGCACACTCACCCGGATCACGTCGGGGCAGTCGCCGACTACGCCCGTGAGACCGACGCGACCGTCTGGTGCCGGCGCGGCCGCGAACGGCGGTTCCGGGAGGCGACCGGCGTCGGCCCGGACCGGACGTTCGCGGAGGGGACGACCATCCCGAGCGACCCGCCGGTGACGGTCCTCGACACGCCCGGCCACGCACCCGATCACGTCGCGTTCGCGTTCCAGCAGTCGGACACCAACGCGAGTGCGACGCGGTCGGGGCCGACGGCCACGGAGATACTCGTCGGCGATCTCGCGGTCGCCGAGGGGAGCGTGGTCGTCGGTGCACCGGAGGGTGACGTGCGGGCCTACTGCACCGCCCTGCGCCGCCTCCTCGCACGGGACGCCCGACGACTCCACCCCGGGCACGGGCCGACGATCTCCGACCCCCGAGCGACCTGCACTCGCCTGCTTGCCCACCGGCACGACCGCGAGCACCGGATCGAGTCTGTGATCCGAGGCGGTGCGCGGGACATCGACGCGGTGCTCGACGCGGCCTACGAGAAGGACCTGACCGGCGTACGTGATCTGGCTCGCGCGACCGTGATCGCGCACGTCGAGAAACTCGCCCGCGCCGGGCGGATCGAGTGGGACGCCGACTCGGAGCGCGTCGCCCCGGCGTGA
- a CDS encoding YkgJ family cysteine cluster protein produces MQSLDAELAEARELDTDSLADAIQSIGFECTRCGACCKGYDPADTGGEQANDGAGGEERRDDAGGEERRDDTRREDSASSDADCHDDREPHTATVFPDEVRDLRAATDYDWRDVARPMPYGLQEVDGEQTGETFEWALQTDACGDCTFYRESDDGTGACAVHEDRPLICETYPFSVALGGTAQPMGEAVDEAGQVRAHECEGLGRDISRENAEQLAAALKERAVREIEEAIAVRDGYRPVETEAGEVVVHDSEGAKRPDGSAL; encoded by the coding sequence GTGCAGAGTCTCGACGCGGAACTCGCCGAAGCCCGCGAGTTGGACACCGACAGCCTCGCGGACGCGATCCAGTCCATCGGCTTCGAGTGTACGCGCTGTGGCGCGTGTTGCAAGGGGTACGATCCAGCCGACACAGGAGGCGAGCAAGCGAACGACGGCGCGGGAGGCGAGGAGAGGAGAGACGACGCGGGAGGCGAGGAGAGGAGAGACGACACGCGTCGGGAAGACTCGGCGTCGTCCGACGCGGACTGTCACGACGACCGCGAACCCCACACCGCGACCGTCTTCCCGGACGAGGTTCGGGACCTCCGGGCCGCGACCGACTACGACTGGCGGGACGTGGCCCGGCCGATGCCCTACGGCCTGCAGGAGGTCGACGGCGAGCAGACTGGCGAGACCTTCGAGTGGGCACTGCAGACCGACGCCTGCGGCGACTGTACCTTCTACCGCGAGAGCGACGACGGGACCGGTGCCTGTGCGGTCCACGAGGACCGACCACTGATCTGTGAGACGTACCCCTTCAGCGTCGCACTCGGCGGGACCGCTCAGCCGATGGGCGAGGCGGTGGACGAGGCGGGGCAGGTCCGCGCGCACGAGTGCGAAGGACTGGGCCGAGACATCTCTCGCGAGAACGCCGAACAGTTGGCGGCGGCGCTGAAGGAGCGTGCCGTCCGTGAGATCGAGGAGGCGATCGCGGTCCGAGACGGCTACCGGCCGGTCGAGACGGAGGCGGGCGAGGTCGTCGTCCACGACTCCGAGGGTGCGAAGCGACCGGATGGGTCGGCGTTGTAG
- a CDS encoding TRAM domain-containing protein yields MEISDELLCLFSADVRAEDDRYVVEVPRREVETGAIEPGDTYRVALISRSRGESSDTDEASQSSSPPSEPQPPVEVGELRYVEIEDIGKQGDGIARVERGYVIIVPGAEIGERVKVEITEVKSNFAVGEIIDDDF; encoded by the coding sequence TTGGAAATCTCAGATGAACTCCTGTGTCTGTTCAGTGCGGACGTGCGGGCCGAGGACGACCGCTACGTCGTAGAGGTACCCCGTAGAGAGGTCGAGACCGGCGCTATCGAACCGGGTGATACCTACCGAGTCGCGCTCATCTCTCGCAGTCGTGGCGAGTCGAGCGACACCGACGAGGCGTCCCAGAGCAGTAGCCCGCCGTCGGAGCCACAACCACCGGTCGAGGTCGGCGAACTCCGGTACGTCGAGATCGAGGACATCGGCAAGCAGGGCGACGGCATCGCCCGCGTCGAACGCGGCTACGTCATCATCGTCCCCGGCGCGGAGATCGGCGAGCGCGTGAAAGTCGAGATCACCGAGGTCAAGTCGAACTTCGCGGTCGGCGAGATCATCGACGACGACTTCTGA
- a CDS encoding PQQ-binding-like beta-propeller repeat protein codes for MTRQRRAVLRALGVAGLGLAGGCLGGGDDTATPRSNGGNGGGGGETQTTATSDGTETPTETPTPTMTRTGQWPMTQGGPRATGQAAAGPPRESVRWEQQLGGKIRSGPAVAGDRLFTTANKQLVAVALDDGEELWRTGVGGQVQHSVAYHEKTVLVPTENGIVAVDAESGATQWSKRLKGGAATDVTTTAGTAMVASGKQVYYGLTVGDGSVRWDSVPFNFGGLQEASADGRQVYGGGENAFFAMQDGARQWTKEIGGGIVGAPTVGDKYLFVGTNSAKGLAVAKETGNTEWETRLNGGATASPALDDRSLYVPAGGTLHKLQRGSGDKVWETGLDNTCLVAPAITDEAIYLATTSGTIYSISPDNGTIFWKHEAEMTIQSDPALAGGRLYIGSDSGQLFAFE; via the coding sequence ATGACGCGACAGCGACGCGCCGTCTTACGGGCGCTCGGCGTCGCCGGACTGGGGCTCGCCGGCGGCTGTCTGGGTGGCGGCGACGACACCGCGACGCCACGCTCCAACGGGGGCAACGGCGGTGGGGGTGGGGAGACACAGACCACGGCGACCAGTGACGGAACGGAGACACCGACCGAGACGCCGACACCGACGATGACGCGGACCGGCCAGTGGCCGATGACGCAGGGTGGTCCGCGTGCGACCGGGCAGGCCGCTGCCGGCCCGCCGCGCGAGTCGGTGCGCTGGGAACAGCAACTCGGGGGGAAGATCCGGTCCGGACCGGCGGTCGCCGGCGACCGACTGTTCACGACCGCGAACAAACAACTCGTCGCGGTCGCACTCGACGACGGCGAAGAACTGTGGCGAACCGGTGTCGGTGGACAGGTACAACACTCGGTCGCGTACCACGAGAAGACCGTCCTCGTGCCGACCGAGAACGGCATCGTCGCGGTCGACGCCGAGTCCGGAGCCACGCAGTGGAGCAAGCGCCTCAAGGGCGGTGCGGCGACCGACGTGACCACGACCGCCGGAACCGCGATGGTCGCCTCCGGGAAGCAGGTGTACTACGGCCTGACCGTCGGCGACGGCTCGGTCCGGTGGGACAGCGTCCCGTTCAACTTCGGCGGCCTGCAGGAGGCGTCTGCGGACGGTCGACAGGTGTACGGTGGCGGCGAGAACGCCTTCTTCGCCATGCAGGACGGTGCGCGCCAGTGGACGAAAGAGATCGGTGGCGGCATCGTCGGCGCGCCGACCGTCGGGGACAAGTACCTGTTCGTCGGGACGAACTCGGCGAAGGGGCTGGCAGTCGCGAAGGAGACCGGCAACACCGAGTGGGAGACGCGACTGAACGGCGGCGCGACGGCCTCGCCGGCGCTCGACGACCGGTCGCTGTACGTCCCCGCCGGCGGCACGCTCCACAAACTCCAGCGTGGCTCCGGCGACAAGGTGTGGGAGACCGGGCTGGACAACACCTGTCTCGTCGCGCCGGCGATCACCGACGAGGCGATCTACCTCGCCACGACCAGCGGGACGATCTACTCGATCAGTCCCGACAACGGGACGATCTTCTGGAAGCACGAGGCCGAGATGACGATCCAGTCCGACCCGGCGCTGGCGGGCGGGCGACTCTACATCGGCTCCGACTCCGGACAGCTGTTCGCCTTCGAGTGA
- a CDS encoding PQQ-binding-like beta-propeller repeat protein: MPPVQSRRTLLRRTGVTLATVGLGGLAGCLGSDTEATRTEQTPTATSTPTPTPTGPPPTPRASGPWPTTRAGPRHLGRTTDAGPSEGSVAWTTTLDAPVVSEPIVADSAVFVATEAGELVSLAVADGSVRWRVPTRTNVAPAYADGSLVVADDGLRALDVRTGEEQWSAALDGSPTSPPTVAEGAVYVAVADESLAAVGLDGTVQYETAPYTQLGGVASPTVTADRITLGATNGYYGVRDGRRAWKRSLGGSVAGPPVATDRSVFLATDGGSLLATKPTSGGVQWERDLPSGVPGSPVVADGVLSLVAGDRLRALRATSGDDLWQTPLSAQETTTPALAGGMLYLGDSAGTVLAVDVDDGITEWDVEVDGPVRVPPAVAGKSLFVGTEAGTVARVD; encoded by the coding sequence ATGCCGCCAGTTCAGTCCCGCAGGACACTCCTCCGGCGGACCGGCGTCACGCTCGCCACAGTCGGCCTCGGCGGACTCGCGGGCTGTCTCGGGTCCGACACGGAAGCGACCCGCACCGAACAGACGCCGACAGCCACATCCACGCCGACGCCGACACCGACCGGGCCGCCGCCGACGCCGAGAGCGTCCGGGCCGTGGCCGACCACACGGGCCGGCCCGCGACACCTCGGCCGGACGACCGACGCCGGTCCGAGCGAGGGCAGTGTCGCGTGGACGACCACGCTGGACGCACCGGTCGTCAGCGAACCGATCGTCGCCGACAGCGCCGTCTTCGTGGCCACCGAGGCGGGAGAACTCGTCTCCCTCGCGGTCGCCGACGGGAGTGTCCGGTGGCGCGTGCCGACGAGGACGAACGTCGCGCCGGCTTACGCCGACGGCTCTCTCGTCGTCGCCGACGACGGCCTCCGAGCACTCGACGTGCGGACCGGCGAGGAGCAGTGGTCGGCCGCACTCGACGGCTCTCCGACGAGTCCGCCGACGGTCGCCGAGGGGGCCGTCTACGTCGCGGTCGCCGACGAGTCGCTCGCGGCCGTCGGACTCGACGGCACCGTCCAGTACGAGACCGCGCCGTACACGCAACTCGGCGGGGTGGCGTCCCCGACCGTGACGGCCGACCGGATCACGCTCGGGGCGACGAACGGCTACTACGGCGTCCGCGACGGTCGCAGAGCGTGGAAGCGATCGCTCGGCGGGAGCGTCGCCGGGCCGCCGGTCGCGACCGACCGGTCGGTGTTCCTCGCCACCGACGGCGGGAGTCTGCTGGCGACGAAGCCGACGTCCGGCGGTGTGCAGTGGGAGCGAGATTTGCCGAGTGGGGTGCCGGGGTCGCCGGTCGTCGCGGACGGCGTGCTCTCGCTCGTCGCCGGCGACCGACTCCGGGCGCTCAGAGCGACGAGTGGCGACGACCTCTGGCAGACGCCGCTGTCGGCACAGGAGACGACGACGCCGGCGCTGGCCGGTGGGATGCTCTACCTCGGCGACTCGGCCGGAACCGTCCTCGCAGTCGACGTCGACGACGGGATCACCGAGTGGGACGTCGAGGTAGACGGTCCCGTGCGAGTGCCGCCGGCGGTCGCCGGGAAGAGTCTGTTCGTCGGCACCGAGGCGGGCACCGTCGCTCGGGTCGACTGA
- a CDS encoding (R)-citramalate synthase, whose translation MIDLFGGSPELPPLTDRDAVQLLDTTLRDGEQAPGVSLTPAQKADIARALDRANVDYIEAGSACTGQGERETIRRVTDLGLDATVTSFARGVRNDVDLAVDCGVDGVTIVVPASDRHVEDKVGTSRDGVVETTADLVAYARDHGLWVEVIGEDGSRADLDFLCRLAETAHDAGADRFCFADTVGHASPEETFEAVSRLAEFGPTSTHTHDDLGLAMANVHASLRAGADMVHATVDGIGERAGNVALEEVAIALHHCYDVETVNLDELYDLAELVSRATKIPLPPNKAVVGENAFTHESGIHTDGTLKDDAMYEPYPPETVGRERRLVLGKHAGRAGVHAALQEHGVDVTDEELSAVVDRVKALGDRGKRVTDADLLTIAEDVQGRERDRRVELLDLTTASGGGIPTASVRLRVDDEERVASGTGSGPVDAAVEAVRGALGPQADASLDSYHVDAITGGTDAVVTVEVEMSRKDRTVTVAASDADITLASVTAMVDALDRLLARDAADVPADD comes from the coding sequence GTGATCGATTTATTCGGGGGCTCCCCCGAACTACCCCCTCTCACTGACCGCGACGCGGTACAGCTTCTGGATACCACCCTGCGCGACGGCGAACAGGCACCCGGCGTCTCGCTGACGCCCGCACAGAAGGCCGACATCGCCCGCGCACTCGACCGGGCGAACGTCGACTACATCGAGGCCGGCAGCGCCTGCACCGGCCAGGGCGAACGCGAGACCATCCGCCGGGTCACCGACCTCGGTCTGGACGCGACCGTCACCAGTTTCGCCCGCGGCGTCCGCAACGACGTGGACCTCGCCGTAGACTGCGGCGTCGACGGCGTCACCATCGTCGTCCCGGCGAGCGACCGCCACGTCGAGGACAAGGTCGGCACCTCCCGCGACGGCGTCGTGGAGACGACCGCCGACCTCGTGGCGTACGCCCGCGACCACGGCCTCTGGGTCGAGGTCATCGGCGAGGACGGCTCCCGGGCCGACCTGGACTTCCTCTGCCGACTCGCCGAGACCGCCCACGACGCCGGGGCAGACCGGTTCTGCTTCGCCGACACCGTGGGCCACGCCAGTCCCGAGGAGACCTTCGAGGCCGTCTCCCGACTCGCCGAGTTCGGCCCGACCTCGACGCACACCCACGACGACCTGGGCCTCGCGATGGCGAACGTCCACGCCAGCCTCCGGGCCGGCGCGGACATGGTCCACGCGACCGTCGACGGCATCGGCGAACGCGCCGGCAACGTCGCACTGGAGGAGGTCGCCATCGCGCTCCACCACTGCTACGACGTGGAGACGGTGAACCTCGACGAACTGTACGACCTCGCCGAACTCGTCTCGCGGGCGACGAAGATTCCGCTCCCGCCGAACAAGGCGGTCGTCGGCGAGAACGCCTTCACCCACGAGTCGGGCATCCACACCGACGGGACGTTGAAGGACGACGCGATGTACGAACCGTACCCGCCCGAGACGGTCGGCCGCGAGCGCCGGCTGGTCCTCGGGAAACACGCCGGGCGCGCCGGCGTCCACGCCGCCCTGCAGGAACACGGCGTCGACGTGACCGACGAGGAACTGTCGGCGGTCGTCGACCGCGTGAAGGCACTGGGCGACCGGGGCAAGCGCGTGACCGACGCGGACCTGCTGACAATCGCCGAGGACGTGCAGGGCCGGGAACGCGACCGCCGGGTCGAACTGCTGGACCTCACCACGGCCTCCGGCGGCGGCATCCCGACCGCCAGCGTCCGCCTCCGCGTGGACGACGAGGAGCGGGTCGCCTCCGGCACCGGGTCGGGACCGGTCGACGCCGCCGTCGAAGCAGTCCGGGGCGCACTCGGCCCGCAGGCCGACGCCTCGCTGGACTCCTACCACGTGGACGCCATCACGGGCGGGACGGACGCGGTCGTCACCGTCGAGGTGGAGATGTCCCGCAAGGACCGGACCGTCACCGTCGCCGCCTCGGACGCGGACATCACGCTCGCCAGCGTGACGGCGATGGTCGACGCACTGGATCGGCTGCTCGCCCGCGACGCGGCGGACGTGCCGGCAGACGACTGA
- a CDS encoding DUF192 domain-containing protein encodes MDEPRERVLAEEVDLAEGPLSQARGLMFRRALPEGSAMAFRFPDPRGRSLHMLFVPFPIDAVWTVGDEVTKVRRLRPWVGLGWGTADAIYELPAGTADAVEPGDTVKLVEE; translated from the coding sequence GTGGACGAACCCCGAGAGCGCGTGCTGGCCGAGGAGGTGGACCTCGCCGAGGGACCGCTCTCGCAGGCCCGAGGGTTGATGTTCCGGCGCGCGCTCCCCGAAGGCTCGGCGATGGCGTTCCGGTTTCCGGACCCGCGCGGCAGGAGCCTCCACATGCTGTTCGTCCCGTTTCCCATCGACGCGGTCTGGACCGTCGGAGACGAGGTGACGAAGGTGAGACGCCTCCGGCCGTGGGTCGGACTCGGCTGGGGGACCGCCGACGCCATCTACGAACTGCCGGCAGGGACCGCCGACGCGGTGGAACCGGGCGACACCGTGAAACTGGTCGAGGAGTGA